The following coding sequences are from one Hyphomicrobiales bacterium window:
- a CDS encoding class I SAM-dependent methyltransferase — MADDTVSSELAATHDRTGEVYEEHAAAYDAHRAKRLFEKPWLDRFLAKLPNGADVLDLGCGTGDPIDRYLLSQGCQVIGLDGAQAMLDIAQRTFPQATWLHGDMRQLDLGRQFDGVLSWDGFFHLSRQEQSAALPIIADHVCEGGALLLTIGHEDGEVTGTVEGVTVYHASLAIDAYQTLLEASGFQSVEYVLEDPDCDFHSVILAGNKQTAN, encoded by the coding sequence ATGGCTGACGATACCGTTTCATCGGAACTGGCCGCCACGCACGACCGAACCGGCGAGGTCTATGAAGAGCACGCCGCAGCCTATGATGCCCACCGCGCCAAACGGCTGTTCGAAAAACCGTGGCTTGACAGGTTTCTGGCGAAACTGCCGAACGGCGCGGATGTCCTCGACCTTGGCTGCGGGACCGGTGACCCAATTGACCGGTATCTGCTGTCACAAGGGTGTCAGGTGATCGGTCTTGATGGTGCGCAAGCGATGCTGGACATCGCCCAGCGAACCTTTCCTCAAGCGACGTGGCTGCACGGCGACATGCGGCAGCTTGATCTTGGTCGCCAATTCGACGGCGTTCTATCGTGGGATGGGTTCTTTCATCTGTCTCGGCAGGAGCAATCAGCCGCGCTTCCAATCATCGCCGACCATGTTTGTGAAGGCGGGGCGCTGCTGCTGACCATCGGCCACGAAGACGGCGAAGTGACCGGGACAGTGGAAGGCGTGACCGTCTATCACGCGAGCCTTGCAATCGATGCCTACCAGACGCTCCTCGAAGCTTCGGGATTTCAATCTGTTGAGTACGTTCTGGAAGACCCGGACTGCGACTTCCACTCCGTCATCCTCGCAGGCAACAAACAGACCGCCAATTAA
- a CDS encoding cobalamin-independent methionine synthase II family protein — MMPVLSTHVGSLPRSQKVVDFIFARERKEDFDQVAFDAAMAEHVMEDVRRQAEAGIDIVSDGETSKISYATYVKDRYSGFDGDSPRNAPADLKLFPDFLKRLADSDGTPKYARPMCVGEVQSLGQGELERDIANLKAAMDMYGVERGFMNAASPGVISLFLPNDFYPNREAYLAALAEAMRDEYRTIVDAGLDLQLDCPDLALSRHMLFNDLSDDEFVKVAQQNVDALNQALEGIPADKVRVHICWGNYEGPHVCDISMAKMFDTLMSTRARYVLFETSNPRHGHEWTVFADRKADIPDDKVLVPGVVDTTTNFVEHPDLVTQRLQRFVDLVGSDRVIAGSDCGFGTFAGFGAVDPEIAWAKLTTLSEGAKNVS, encoded by the coding sequence ATCATGCCCGTCCTATCCACCCATGTCGGCTCGCTGCCGCGCAGCCAAAAGGTTGTTGATTTCATCTTCGCCCGCGAGCGCAAGGAAGACTTCGATCAAGTCGCCTTCGATGCGGCGATGGCCGAACATGTGATGGAAGACGTACGCCGTCAGGCCGAAGCAGGAATTGACATCGTCTCCGACGGTGAGACCTCCAAGATCAGTTACGCGACCTATGTGAAAGATCGCTATTCGGGCTTTGATGGCGACAGCCCACGCAACGCGCCGGCGGACCTGAAACTGTTTCCAGATTTTCTCAAGCGCCTGGCCGATAGCGACGGCACGCCCAAATACGCGCGGCCAATGTGTGTCGGTGAGGTACAATCACTAGGGCAGGGTGAGCTGGAAAGGGATATCGCGAACTTGAAAGCGGCAATGGACATGTATGGCGTCGAACGCGGCTTCATGAATGCAGCTTCACCAGGTGTTATCTCGCTCTTTTTGCCAAACGATTTCTATCCCAACCGCGAGGCCTATCTGGCAGCGCTCGCCGAAGCGATGCGCGACGAATACCGCACGATTGTCGATGCTGGCCTTGACCTACAGTTGGACTGTCCGGACCTCGCGTTATCGCGACACATGCTGTTCAACGACCTGTCCGACGATGAGTTCGTGAAAGTTGCGCAGCAGAACGTTGACGCCCTCAATCAGGCTCTTGAAGGCATCCCAGCAGACAAGGTGCGCGTGCACATTTGCTGGGGCAATTATGAGGGACCGCATGTCTGCGACATCAGCATGGCCAAGATGTTCGACACGCTGATGAGCACGCGGGCACGTTACGTTCTTTTCGAAACCTCCAATCCGCGCCATGGCCACGAATGGACGGTGTTTGCCGATCGCAAGGCCGACATCCCAGACGACAAGGTGTTGGTACCCGGCGTCGTCGATACGACCACCAACTTCGTCGAGCATCCCGACTTGGTGACCCAGCGCTTGCAGAGGTTTGTCGATCTTGTCGGCTCTGATCGCGTGATCGCCGGGTCGGATTGCGGGTTTGGTACCTTTGCCGGTTTCGGCGCGGTGGATCCTGAAATCGCCTGGGCCAAGCTTACGACGTTGTCGGAAGGGGCAAAGAACGTCAGCTAG
- a CDS encoding nuclear transport factor 2 family protein, translating to MKGFSQRWKDFPDYILGITKEIWEDRGIATLEHYYADDVIVRMPSGISVGNRGSINSTMAVLAELPDRQLLGEDVIWSGSAETGDLLSSHRLMSTATHSRDGVYGKATGKQLRYRIIADCAAADDAIFDEWLIRDNGAIARQVGWDVAAFARHQIETEGGLDYASRPFTPSADKPGRYKGTGNDHEVGARYADNLQRLMRADFASIRDTYDRACQIDMPGYRTDHGWQAVDAFWLSLRAAFPDATFDIHHQIGMDNADGFPQRAAIRWSLTGKHAGHGAFGAPSGAEVHIMGASHAEFGPWGLRREFVLFDEVAIWKQILLATG from the coding sequence ATGAAGGGTTTCAGCCAGCGATGGAAGGACTTTCCCGACTACATTTTGGGCATCACCAAGGAAATCTGGGAAGATCGCGGCATCGCGACGCTCGAACACTATTATGCCGATGATGTCATCGTGCGTATGCCGTCGGGCATCTCAGTCGGCAATCGCGGCTCGATCAATTCCACCATGGCGGTGCTCGCCGAACTACCGGATCGGCAACTGCTTGGCGAGGACGTTATCTGGTCAGGTAGCGCTGAAACCGGCGATCTCTTGTCCTCGCACCGGCTGATGTCGACAGCGACGCACAGCCGCGACGGTGTTTACGGTAAGGCAACCGGCAAGCAGCTTCGCTACCGGATCATTGCCGACTGCGCGGCGGCGGATGATGCGATTTTTGACGAGTGGTTGATCCGCGACAATGGCGCCATTGCCCGCCAGGTCGGCTGGGATGTTGCAGCCTTTGCCCGCCATCAAATCGAGACGGAAGGTGGGCTCGATTACGCTTCGCGGCCTTTCACGCCCTCAGCTGACAAACCCGGGCGCTACAAGGGCACCGGCAATGATCATGAGGTTGGCGCACGCTATGCCGACAACCTGCAGCGCCTTATGCGGGCTGACTTTGCCTCCATTCGCGACACGTATGATCGCGCCTGCCAGATCGACATGCCCGGCTACCGGACCGACCATGGCTGGCAGGCTGTGGATGCGTTCTGGCTCAGCCTGCGCGCTGCCTTTCCCGATGCAACGTTCGATATCCACCATCAGATTGGCATGGACAATGCTGATGGGTTTCCGCAGCGCGCGGCTATTCGCTGGTCATTGACGGGAAAGCATGCCGGCCATGGCGCCTTCGGTGCACCGTCTGGCGCCGAGGTCCACATTATGGGCGCAAGCCATGCCGAATTTGGCCCATGGGGGCTGCGCCGAGAGTTCGTTCTTTTTGATGAAGTTGCGATCTGGAAACAGATCCTATTGGCCACAGGATAA
- a CDS encoding ester cyclase yields the protein MTGSRPEHAALSRDTDLSKTDETRRVIEAMVDGLNDHRIDDMGDFFAESFRWMGNFGCGTKNGLKAFQANWQRPFQAAFSDKVCIDEARLFMGEWAAAFGRQEATHSGTFMGIAPTGKRITIRYMDFWKVEDGRITDNWVMVDFPDVLSQLGVDVFGGEGWEAFDRGEREPPKPQASEAA from the coding sequence ATGACAGGTTCGCGACCTGAGCACGCGGCATTAAGCCGTGATACCGACTTATCCAAAACAGATGAAACACGCCGTGTTATCGAGGCCATGGTTGATGGTCTCAATGACCATCGCATCGACGACATGGGTGACTTTTTCGCCGAGTCTTTCCGTTGGATGGGCAATTTCGGCTGCGGCACCAAGAACGGTCTAAAAGCCTTTCAGGCCAACTGGCAAAGGCCGTTTCAAGCGGCTTTCTCCGACAAGGTCTGTATCGACGAAGCCCGTTTGTTCATGGGCGAGTGGGCCGCCGCGTTCGGTCGCCAAGAGGCGACTCATTCCGGCACATTCATGGGCATTGCACCGACCGGCAAACGCATCACGATCCGTTACATGGATTTCTGGAAGGTCGAGGACGGGCGCATCACCGACAATTGGGTGATGGTCGATTTTCCCGATGTCCTTTCTCAACTTGGCGTCGATGTCTTTGGCGGCGAAGGGTGGGAAGCCTTTGATCGTGGTGAGCGTGAACCGCCCAAACCGCAAGCATCGGAGGCAGCATGA
- a CDS encoding sugar ABC transporter permease, producing the protein MKFRTFAAFVGPSIFLMLLFIAAPLVSVFTQSFYLTQPVVELVTEEVCTPGFLQQTCTTETRSQPVLDDNGRVVRETTFVGLQSYRNVLEPERAWAAVSNFDIGGLLAIDFWKALRFTLTFTLITLPLVIGVGLAIALAVNNAAKAVRGPVIFVSLLPFIITPVIGALSIRWLFVGDGILTRGLEWYLERDIAMFAQGWTIEILMLFYRVWHVAPFAFVIFYAGLQTVNSDTVEAAIIDGASRWQRLWYIIVPHLMPLIVFVALIHLMDAYRVFEEIVGFSSQAHVISLQWLTYDFLQPDDSGNRAVSRASASAMLTMIGIVILLIPLLRKTWRDHRGTR; encoded by the coding sequence ATGAAGTTCCGCACTTTCGCCGCCTTTGTTGGCCCATCCATCTTCCTGATGCTGCTCTTCATTGCGGCGCCGTTGGTCAGCGTCTTCACGCAGAGTTTCTACCTGACGCAGCCGGTCGTCGAACTGGTGACCGAAGAGGTCTGCACGCCAGGTTTTCTGCAACAAACCTGCACCACCGAAACCCGCAGCCAACCGGTTTTGGATGACAATGGTCGGGTGGTTCGCGAAACGACGTTTGTCGGGCTGCAAAGCTATCGCAACGTCTTGGAACCCGAACGTGCCTGGGCGGCAGTCTCCAACTTCGATATCGGTGGGCTGCTCGCCATCGACTTTTGGAAGGCGCTGCGCTTCACGCTCACCTTCACATTGATCACGCTGCCCCTGGTGATCGGCGTCGGGCTGGCGATTGCGCTAGCCGTCAACAATGCCGCCAAGGCGGTCCGCGGCCCGGTGATCTTCGTTTCCCTGCTACCCTTCATCATCACGCCTGTGATTGGTGCGCTATCCATTCGCTGGCTCTTCGTCGGTGACGGCATCCTGACCCGCGGGCTTGAATGGTATCTGGAGCGCGACATCGCGATGTTCGCACAAGGCTGGACCATCGAGATTTTGATGCTGTTCTATCGCGTCTGGCACGTCGCGCCGTTTGCATTTGTGATCTTCTATGCCGGCCTTCAGACGGTGAACTCCGACACAGTGGAGGCGGCGATCATTGATGGCGCGTCGCGTTGGCAGCGGCTCTGGTACATCATCGTGCCGCATCTGATGCCGCTGATCGTTTTCGTTGCGCTGATCCACTTGATGGATGCCTACCGGGTATTTGAGGAGATCGTCGGCTTTTCCTCGCAGGCCCATGTCATTTCGCTGCAATGGCTGACTTACGACTTCCTGCAGCCAGATGATTCCGGCAACCGGGCCGTCTCGCGCGCCTCTGCATCGGCCATGTTGACGATGATCGGCATCGTCATCCTGCTCATCCCTCTGCTGCGCAAAACCTGGCGCGATCACCGGGGGACCCGCTAG
- a CDS encoding altronate dehydratase, protein MSKNSDASPGADRRALLLNPNDTVAVATEDIGAGVRLEALDLVTVDRIAQGHKIARQHHTVGDPVIRYGQMIGRASVPIAVGEHVHSHNLAMGDQANDGAVRLEADRTDAFSVDTSADLPMTFMGYHRADGRVGTRNYLGIVTSVNCSGSVARFIAEAAEKSGLLDAFPNVDGIAPIVHGTGCGMAADDEGYDTLFRTLSGYAQHPNFGGILLVGLGCEVMQVSDLIGKGRPRADGAFRYMTIQQSGGTAKTVERGVSLLRELAEVANAVERAPAPLSHLTLGLQCGGSDGYSGITANPSLGYASDLLVKAGGTSILSETPEIYGAEHLLTHRAVSPEVADKLMERVHWWERYTSMHGGKLDNNPSPGNKRGGLTTILEKSLGAVAKGGAAPLVDVYKYAEPITTHGFVYMDSPGYDPCSVTGQIASGANLVAFTTGRGSVSGYIPTPCIKLATNTPMYERMADDMDINCGDVLSDGVSLKEKGEDILRNLVSVASGEKTKSERQGFGGAEFVPWQLGAVM, encoded by the coding sequence GTGTCCAAGAACAGTGATGCCTCGCCCGGTGCTGACCGCCGGGCACTCTTGCTCAATCCCAATGATACCGTTGCGGTGGCAACCGAAGACATCGGTGCGGGTGTGCGCCTTGAGGCTCTGGACCTCGTCACGGTCGATCGTATCGCGCAAGGCCACAAAATCGCGCGCCAACACCATACGGTCGGCGATCCCGTGATCCGTTATGGCCAAATGATCGGGCGCGCCAGCGTTCCCATTGCCGTGGGCGAGCATGTACACAGCCATAACTTGGCCATGGGCGATCAAGCCAACGATGGTGCGGTTCGGTTGGAGGCCGATCGTACTGACGCTTTTTCGGTCGATACCTCAGCCGATCTTCCGATGACGTTCATGGGCTATCATCGTGCAGACGGACGTGTCGGGACGCGCAACTATCTGGGTATCGTGACCTCGGTGAACTGTTCGGGGTCGGTGGCACGTTTCATCGCCGAGGCGGCCGAAAAAAGCGGCCTGCTTGATGCGTTTCCCAATGTTGATGGCATTGCACCGATCGTTCACGGGACCGGCTGCGGTATGGCCGCCGACGATGAAGGCTACGACACGCTGTTCCGCACATTGTCTGGTTATGCTCAGCATCCCAATTTCGGCGGAATTTTGCTGGTTGGCCTTGGTTGCGAGGTCATGCAGGTTAGCGATCTGATCGGCAAAGGGCGGCCAAGGGCCGATGGTGCCTTTCGCTACATGACCATCCAACAATCGGGCGGCACCGCCAAGACGGTTGAGCGCGGCGTCAGCCTGTTGCGCGAACTGGCAGAAGTCGCCAATGCCGTCGAGCGCGCGCCCGCGCCGCTGTCGCACCTGACGCTTGGCCTGCAATGTGGTGGATCGGACGGCTATTCGGGCATCACGGCCAACCCGTCGCTCGGCTATGCGTCTGATCTGCTGGTTAAAGCAGGCGGCACGTCTATTCTGTCCGAAACGCCGGAAATCTATGGCGCCGAACATTTGCTGACACACCGTGCGGTGTCCCCGGAAGTTGCCGACAAGCTGATGGAGCGTGTGCATTGGTGGGAACGCTACACGTCGATGCATGGCGGCAAGCTCGACAACAACCCCTCGCCCGGCAACAAACGCGGCGGGCTGACGACGATCCTGGAAAAGTCGCTGGGCGCTGTCGCCAAAGGCGGTGCTGCACCGCTGGTCGATGTCTACAAATATGCCGAACCGATAACGACGCATGGCTTCGTTTATATGGATTCGCCAGGCTACGATCCGTGTTCGGTCACAGGTCAGATCGCGTCCGGCGCCAATTTGGTGGCCTTCACCACGGGGCGCGGGTCTGTGTCCGGTTACATCCCGACCCCTTGCATCAAACTGGCAACCAATACGCCGATGTATGAGCGCATGGCCGATGATATGGACATCAATTGCGGCGATGTGCTTTCCGACGGCGTCAGTTTGAAGGAAAAGGGCGAGGACATCCTGCGTAACCTTGTCAGCGTGGCATCGGGCGAAAAGACCAAAAGCGAACGGCAAGGGTTTGGCGGCGCAGAATTCGTGCCCTGGCAGCTCGGCGCGGTGATGTGA
- a CDS encoding GntR family transcriptional regulator, with protein MLQLDRATVQDQTRPSQTDPDAVEPVRVSRTQATVGTPPNLASLDDFPGTLAQKTYGSLKKAILSLQLKPGEVLRKPEICQQLGVSRSPVAEALARLAVEGLVDVVPQAGTFVARFSIDEIREGAFLREALELATVELLATTITDDQLVQLRRNLRIQAALVGDGDFPGFYQMDGQMHELMMSFTGFKRLPQIAETSWVHVDRARQLILPQPGRVQATLKEHEAILDALEKRDPDAARIATRHHLRQLVALLEPMMRYKPELFVSL; from the coding sequence ATGCTACAGCTGGATCGGGCGACGGTGCAAGACCAAACACGACCTTCACAAACCGATCCCGACGCCGTTGAACCGGTCCGTGTGAGCCGGACACAGGCAACCGTCGGCACGCCGCCGAACCTTGCTAGTCTTGATGATTTCCCCGGAACGCTTGCGCAGAAAACTTACGGCTCGCTGAAGAAGGCCATCCTCTCGCTTCAGCTCAAACCGGGCGAAGTTCTTCGAAAACCTGAAATCTGCCAACAGTTGGGAGTATCTCGCTCACCTGTCGCTGAAGCGCTGGCGCGCCTGGCGGTCGAAGGTCTGGTCGATGTCGTGCCGCAGGCGGGAACCTTTGTCGCGCGTTTTTCTATCGACGAGATTCGCGAAGGCGCGTTTCTGCGCGAAGCGCTGGAGCTGGCAACCGTCGAACTGCTCGCCACTACGATCACCGATGATCAACTGGTGCAACTAAGGCGGAACCTGCGCATTCAGGCGGCTCTGGTTGGAGATGGTGATTTTCCAGGTTTCTACCAAATGGACGGCCAGATGCATGAGCTGATGATGTCGTTCACCGGCTTCAAACGTCTGCCGCAAATTGCCGAAACCAGTTGGGTGCATGTCGATAGGGCCCGGCAGTTGATCTTGCCGCAGCCGGGGCGTGTGCAGGCGACGCTGAAAGAACATGAGGCGATCTTGGATGCGTTGGAGAAGCGCGATCCCGACGCCGCGCGGATCGCCACACGGCATCATTTGCGCCAGTTGGTTGCCTTG
- a CDS encoding carbohydrate ABC transporter permease has product MTRAAGQGLTVIDIVVGIAALYAAFQVAVRALPRFVAIDAPWSNPVLRWVLASAAFAIGFVLVFFGLLPPILGAINGALGLEPVIGLTTVHYQAVWVENEFWRNFVNSLIVTVGVVTISLTVGTLAGYALARSGSQLAFWILIIALIFRALPHSVLVAGYLPVFVNSAAILEPILGENAPTLYGQPLAVIAVLVSINQPFTIWMLRSFFMSIPAELDEAARVDGCTHFQAFRWVIMPVMWPGVITTGLFSFLLAYNDFLVTSLLLDQSNQTMVPAIAGYFNRETTTTDQVEAVAAAVSITAPLFLLVMIFQRQIVSGLTAGAVKG; this is encoded by the coding sequence ATGACCCGCGCTGCTGGCCAGGGTCTGACGGTGATCGATATTGTCGTCGGCATCGCAGCGCTTTACGCCGCGTTTCAAGTGGCCGTACGGGCGTTGCCAAGGTTCGTTGCCATCGACGCGCCATGGAGCAACCCGGTCCTTCGCTGGGTGCTCGCCAGCGCGGCGTTCGCTATTGGTTTTGTGCTGGTTTTCTTCGGCCTGCTGCCGCCAATCCTCGGTGCTATCAATGGGGCGCTCGGACTTGAGCCGGTCATAGGTCTGACCACCGTTCACTACCAAGCCGTCTGGGTGGAGAACGAGTTTTGGCGAAATTTCGTCAACTCTCTCATCGTTACAGTCGGTGTGGTGACGATCTCGCTGACCGTCGGCACGCTCGCCGGATATGCGTTGGCACGCTCAGGATCCCAGCTGGCGTTCTGGATCCTGATCATCGCGCTCATATTCCGCGCCTTGCCGCATTCGGTGCTTGTTGCAGGTTATTTGCCGGTCTTCGTGAACTCGGCAGCCATCCTGGAACCGATTCTTGGCGAGAACGCACCCACCCTTTACGGCCAGCCCCTGGCGGTGATTGCGGTGTTGGTTTCCATCAACCAACCCTTCACGATTTGGATGCTGCGATCGTTCTTCATGAGCATCCCGGCCGAGCTGGACGAGGCGGCCCGTGTTGACGGCTGCACACATTTCCAGGCGTTTCGTTGGGTCATCATGCCTGTTATGTGGCCGGGCGTGATCACCACCGGCTTGTTCTCGTTCTTGCTCGCCTACAATGATTTCCTGGTGACATCGCTGCTGCTTGACCAGTCCAACCAGACAATGGTGCCGGCTATCGCTGGATACTTTAACCGAGAAACCACCACGACTGATCAGGTGGAGGCTGTGGCAGCAGCCGTTTCGATCACCGCCCCACTGTTTCTTCTGGTTATGATCTTCCAGCGTCAGATCGTTTCTGGCCTCACGGCAGGAGCGGTCAAAGGATGA
- a CDS encoding ester cyclase, which produces MMDAPTRHKALLAPYRAALYDYDENTLLAVMDDLFCINVDANFSHPIGSLVGPAAMFVGTFAPLANAFPDFERRDTIVMAGRTPEGQHWVGCGGYYAGTFQRPFLDIPPTGHMAAIRFHEFFRFEEGRVVEIQALWDIPELMMQAGAWPMQPSLGREWQVPAPATQDGLISGPYDEVTSRATCQHIIDMLQAMKRHPSQGGPEVMEMDRFWHEKMSWYGPSGIGTGRGYEGFRNWHQIPFLAGMPDRGQYVDEITYHFFGDRNYAAVTGWPNMIQTISHDGWLGIPPINKRITMRSLDFWRLENRKIRENWVMVDLLDMYNQIGVDVLARMRDFNKSKQGFEPFTGRAIAGAFA; this is translated from the coding sequence ATGATGGATGCACCTACACGCCACAAGGCCTTGCTCGCGCCCTATCGCGCCGCCCTCTACGACTATGACGAAAACACATTGCTGGCGGTAATGGATGATCTGTTCTGTATCAATGTGGATGCCAATTTCAGCCATCCGATAGGCAGCCTTGTGGGCCCGGCGGCCATGTTTGTCGGCACCTTTGCGCCGCTTGCCAACGCTTTCCCCGATTTCGAACGCCGTGACACCATCGTGATGGCCGGGCGTACGCCCGAAGGGCAGCATTGGGTCGGGTGTGGTGGCTATTACGCCGGCACGTTCCAACGACCCTTTCTGGATATTCCACCAACCGGTCACATGGCAGCGATACGCTTTCATGAATTTTTTCGATTTGAAGAGGGCAGGGTGGTGGAAATTCAGGCGCTCTGGGATATCCCTGAGCTGATGATGCAGGCTGGCGCCTGGCCGATGCAGCCAAGCCTTGGCCGCGAGTGGCAAGTTCCGGCTCCGGCAACCCAGGATGGCTTGATTTCAGGGCCTTATGATGAGGTGACGAGCCGCGCCACCTGCCAGCATATCATTGACATGCTGCAGGCGATGAAACGCCACCCGTCGCAGGGCGGTCCAGAGGTCATGGAGATGGACCGATTTTGGCATGAGAAGATGAGCTGGTACGGCCCGAGCGGTATCGGGACGGGCAGGGGGTATGAAGGCTTCCGCAACTGGCATCAGATCCCGTTCTTGGCCGGTATGCCCGATCGCGGCCAATATGTGGACGAGATCACCTACCACTTCTTTGGCGATCGCAATTACGCAGCCGTAACCGGCTGGCCGAACATGATCCAAACCATCAGTCATGATGGTTGGCTTGGCATTCCACCCATCAACAAGCGCATCACCATGCGATCACTTGATTTTTGGCGGCTGGAAAACCGCAAAATTCGGGAAAACTGGGTGATGGTCGACCTGCTCGACATGTACAATCAAATCGGGGTCGATGTGCTGGCGCGCATGCGCGACTTCAACAAATCAAAACAAGGCTTTGAACCGTTCACCGGGCGAGCCATCGCAGGAGCGTTTGCATGA
- a CDS encoding cupin domain-containing protein: MTPEEMESRIVRYGELRPCKTAFIDAHTPGSDQKENFTIIGGGVSESPDQHVHIAIPHGFNIGAAGQPPKCRNSLHSHRTAEVFFVLSGRWRFFWGRWGTAGEVILEEGDIFNIPTGIFRGFENIGTDYGMIMAILGGDDAGGGVIWAPQVIEEATGHGLVLSEEGKLYDTKKAEHLPDGVKPMPLLTEAELNAYPEPVTADVVPRYVARHWDMVALADRTPAKVIGEHGMLRDKPGFEMDFITRASASEAMHSHDRPSVLMPVKGHWRVDWEGGTTVLAPGDTMSVPENVMHRAMPSMTGEAALYHVVATNDPAGPTWNG, from the coding sequence ATGACCCCAGAGGAAATGGAATCGCGCATCGTGCGCTACGGCGAACTGAGGCCCTGCAAGACGGCCTTTATTGATGCCCACACGCCGGGGTCGGATCAGAAAGAGAATTTCACGATCATTGGTGGCGGCGTATCGGAGTCGCCCGATCAGCATGTGCACATTGCGATCCCACACGGCTTCAACATCGGCGCAGCGGGGCAACCGCCCAAGTGCCGCAACTCGCTGCACTCCCACCGCACAGCTGAAGTGTTCTTTGTGTTGTCTGGGCGCTGGCGATTCTTCTGGGGACGTTGGGGCACCGCCGGGGAGGTCATCCTTGAAGAAGGCGATATCTTCAACATCCCGACGGGCATCTTTCGCGGTTTTGAAAATATCGGCACGGACTATGGGATGATCATGGCCATCCTGGGCGGCGATGATGCCGGCGGCGGCGTCATCTGGGCGCCACAGGTGATCGAAGAGGCGACTGGCCATGGGTTGGTTCTGTCCGAGGAAGGCAAACTCTACGACACCAAAAAAGCCGAACACTTACCCGACGGAGTGAAGCCAATGCCGCTGCTCACCGAAGCGGAGCTGAATGCCTATCCGGAACCTGTGACGGCTGACGTCGTCCCACGCTATGTGGCCCGCCATTGGGACATGGTGGCGCTGGCGGATCGAACACCAGCCAAGGTCATCGGCGAGCACGGCATGCTGCGAGATAAGCCAGGATTCGAGATGGATTTCATCACTCGGGCCTCCGCCAGCGAGGCCATGCATAGCCATGACAGGCCGTCGGTCCTGATGCCGGTGAAAGGCCATTGGCGTGTCGACTGGGAGGGCGGCACGACGGTTCTCGCGCCCGGCGACACGATGAGCGTGCCGGAAAATGTGATGCATCGCGCGATGCCGTCGATGACCGGCGAGGCTGCGCTTTACCACGTCGTCGCCACCAACGACCCTGCCGGGCCAACGTGGAATGGCTGA